From Streptomyces yatensis, one genomic window encodes:
- the crgA gene encoding cell division protein CrgA, protein MPKSRIRKKDDFTPPPAKQAASINLNSGRRWVAPLMLAMFLIGLAWIVIFYVTTGDMPVESLGNWNIVVGFGFIAAGFVVSTQWK, encoded by the coding sequence GTGCCGAAGTCACGGATCCGCAAGAAGGACGACTTCACGCCGCCGCCGGCGAAGCAGGCAGCCAGCATCAACTTGAACAGCGGCCGCCGGTGGGTGGCACCGCTGATGCTGGCCATGTTCCTGATCGGCCTCGCGTGGATCGTCATCTTCTACGTGACCACGGGTGATATGCCGGTCGAGTCGCTGGGCAACTGGAACATCGTGGTCGGCTTCGGCTTCATCGCCGCGGGCTTCGTCGTCTCCACCCAGTGGAAGTGA
- a CDS encoding rhomboid family intramembrane serine protease: MEDQAVCCYRHPQRETGISCARCERPICPECMISASVGFHCPECVSGRVPAGAGASAAGPPPRAAQPRTMAGGAITSDPRLITKILVAINIAVWLAALSAGDRLVNDLDLVGRAYDPGAAQIVGVAEGQWWRLVTSIFLHQQLIHIAFNMLSLWWIGGPLEAALGRVRFIVLYMLSGLGGSALSYLLAAQNQPSLGASGAIFGLLGATAVLMRRLNYDMRPVIALLALNLLFTFTWSGIAWQAHVGGLVAGTVVAYGMVHAPREKRALVQRGTCALVLLAIVAMVWIRTIQLTG; this comes from the coding sequence ATGGAGGACCAGGCGGTCTGCTGCTATCGGCACCCCCAGCGGGAGACCGGCATCAGCTGCGCCCGCTGTGAGCGCCCGATCTGCCCCGAGTGCATGATCAGCGCCTCTGTGGGGTTCCACTGCCCCGAGTGCGTGAGCGGACGGGTGCCCGCCGGGGCCGGGGCCTCGGCCGCCGGTCCCCCGCCGCGTGCCGCCCAGCCGCGCACCATGGCCGGCGGCGCGATCACTTCGGATCCCCGGCTGATCACCAAGATCCTGGTCGCCATCAACATCGCGGTGTGGCTCGCGGCGCTGTCCGCGGGCGACCGGCTGGTGAACGATCTCGACCTGGTCGGACGGGCCTATGACCCCGGCGCGGCGCAGATCGTCGGAGTCGCCGAGGGCCAGTGGTGGCGGCTGGTCACCTCGATCTTCCTTCACCAGCAGCTGATCCACATCGCCTTCAACATGCTCTCGCTGTGGTGGATCGGCGGACCGCTGGAGGCCGCGCTCGGCCGCGTCCGCTTCATCGTGCTCTACATGCTGTCGGGGCTGGGCGGCAGCGCGCTGTCGTATCTCCTCGCCGCGCAGAACCAGCCCTCGCTGGGCGCCTCCGGAGCGATCTTCGGCCTGCTCGGCGCCACCGCCGTGCTGATGCGCCGGCTGAACTACGACATGCGGCCGGTCATCGCGCTGCTGGCGCTGAATCTGCTCTTCACGTTCACCTGGTCCGGAATCGCCTGGCAGGCCCATGTCGGCGGCCTGGTCGCGGGCACGGTGGTGGCGTACGGGATGGTGCACGCGCCCCGTGAGAAGCGGGCACTGGTGCAGCGCGGGACCTGCGCCCTGGTGCTGCTCGCGATCGTCGCCATGGTGTGGATCCGGACGATCCAGCTCACCGGCTGA
- a CDS encoding peptidylprolyl isomerase, translating into MAEQLYATLKTNNGDIVVRLLPNHAPKTVKNFVELAEGTREWTHPATGKKAKEKLYDGTVFHRVISGFMIQGGDPLGNGTGGPGYEFGDEFHPDLAFNKPYLLAMANAGPGTNGSQFFVTVSPTAWLTGKHTIFGEVADEASKKVVDAIAGTATNPRTDRPLQDVVIESVVVETREG; encoded by the coding sequence GTGGCCGAGCAGCTTTACGCCACCCTGAAGACGAACAATGGCGACATCGTGGTCCGGCTGCTGCCGAACCACGCCCCCAAGACGGTCAAGAACTTTGTCGAACTGGCCGAAGGCACTCGCGAGTGGACCCACCCGGCCACTGGCAAGAAGGCCAAGGAGAAGCTCTACGACGGCACCGTTTTCCACCGGGTGATCAGCGGCTTCATGATCCAGGGCGGGGACCCGCTGGGCAACGGGACCGGTGGCCCGGGCTACGAGTTCGGTGACGAGTTCCACCCGGACCTGGCCTTCAACAAGCCGTACCTGCTCGCGATGGCCAACGCCGGCCCGGGCACCAACGGCTCGCAGTTCTTCGTCACGGTCTCCCCGACCGCATGGCTGACCGGTAAGCACACCATCTTCGGCGAGGTCGCCGACGAGGCCAGCAAGAAGGTCGTCGACGCGATCGCGGGCACCGCGACCAACCCGCGCACCGACCGTCCGCTGCAGGACGTCGTCATCGAGTCGGTCGTCGTGGAGACCCGCGAGGGCTGA
- a CDS encoding DUF5324 family protein: MTRIDSVRAATGTAKGSVLHAAEAVAPYAGTAKDTASRYAHEARVRLAPKVSTAAHQARCTAGAQYHAHIEPMLNQARGTLPPKVDQAATRAAKRTRKAARHAADYTGPRMEQAMAGVRAAAGPAREEAAVRTAAAIAALRTHVTAAEIEKLARKHRRRARTARVAKRAAFIGLVGAGVFAAWKWWDKQANPDWLVEPPAATEVGDRERLSAVDGSDQSALDPEVQAKQAEAEARRDDER, from the coding sequence GTGACCCGCATTGACAGCGTGCGAGCCGCGACCGGCACAGCCAAGGGCAGCGTTCTGCACGCCGCGGAGGCGGTGGCACCCTACGCCGGCACGGCCAAGGACACCGCATCGCGCTACGCGCACGAGGCCCGCGTACGGCTGGCGCCGAAGGTGTCGACCGCGGCGCACCAGGCCCGGTGCACGGCCGGTGCCCAGTACCACGCCCATATCGAGCCCATGCTCAACCAGGCCCGTGGCACCCTGCCGCCGAAGGTGGACCAGGCCGCCACCCGGGCCGCCAAGCGCACCCGTAAGGCCGCCCGTCACGCCGCCGACTACACCGGTCCGCGGATGGAGCAGGCGATGGCCGGGGTGCGCGCCGCCGCCGGGCCGGCGCGCGAGGAGGCCGCCGTCCGTACCGCCGCGGCCATCGCGGCGCTGCGCACCCATGTGACGGCCGCGGAGATCGAGAAGCTGGCCAGGAAGCACCGCCGCCGGGCCCGGACCGCCCGGGTCGCCAAGCGTGCGGCCTTCATCGGACTGGTCGGCGCGGGCGTCTTCGCCGCGTGGAAGTGGTGGGACAAGCAGGCCAACCCCGACTGGCTGGTCGAGCCCCCGGCGGCGACCGAGGTGGGCGACCGGGAGCGGCTTTCGGCGGTGGACGGCAGCGACCAGAGCGCCCTTGACCCCGAGGTCCAGGCCAAGCAGGCCGAGGCCGAGGCCCGCCGGGACGACGAGCGCTGA
- a CDS encoding response regulator: MGELHPLGENLPGECRAFAVELRKLFLGLGISVRRYAVRRHRDPSTISRFLSGTRIPPWEFVFDLFTDLAARRGVAPTPAAIELVRELHRAAVRTSRSPGHAMEILQIQLADADRDARVSMAHQDVLGEALLDRKHRIADLEVRLNQAEAAWATERARADALERELPDRKELIKERDLLRQEVGRLTEELEDVRLRGRLAEERCLVLERQLAMVESQPPAAVPQPEDEPAVPEGPAVPRRGTGPRPKILVVDDQQNNLLAMEAVLATLDQELVTATSGQEALKALLDHDDFAVILLDVQMPEMDGYETAAHIKRRSRNRDIPIIFLTAMGADPENASRGYAAGAVDYMAKPFDPWALRAKVSVFTEIFLERRQRRSQGEDPAD; encoded by the coding sequence ATGGGTGAGCTGCATCCGCTGGGCGAGAACCTGCCCGGGGAGTGCCGGGCCTTCGCTGTGGAGCTGAGGAAGCTGTTCCTGGGGCTGGGGATCTCGGTGCGCAGATATGCCGTGCGCAGACACCGGGATCCGAGCACCATCTCGCGGTTTCTGAGCGGCACCCGCATCCCGCCGTGGGAGTTCGTCTTCGATCTGTTCACCGATCTCGCGGCGCGGCGGGGCGTCGCTCCCACCCCCGCCGCCATCGAGCTGGTGCGGGAGCTGCACCGGGCCGCGGTCCGCACCAGCCGCTCCCCCGGCCATGCCATGGAGATCCTGCAGATCCAGCTGGCCGATGCCGACCGGGACGCGCGGGTGTCCATGGCCCACCAGGACGTGCTGGGCGAGGCGCTGCTGGACCGCAAGCACCGCATCGCCGATCTCGAGGTGCGGCTGAACCAGGCCGAGGCGGCCTGGGCCACGGAGCGCGCCCGGGCGGACGCGCTGGAGCGGGAGCTCCCGGACCGGAAGGAGCTGATCAAGGAGCGGGATCTGCTCCGCCAGGAGGTGGGGCGGCTCACCGAGGAGCTGGAAGACGTGCGGCTGCGGGGCCGGCTGGCGGAGGAGCGCTGCCTGGTCCTGGAGCGGCAGCTGGCCATGGTGGAGTCCCAGCCCCCGGCCGCGGTGCCACAGCCGGAGGACGAGCCGGCGGTTCCGGAGGGACCCGCGGTGCCCAGGCGGGGCACCGGGCCGCGGCCCAAGATCCTCGTAGTGGACGACCAGCAGAACAATCTGCTGGCCATGGAGGCCGTGCTGGCCACGCTCGACCAGGAGCTGGTGACCGCGACCTCCGGGCAGGAGGCACTCAAGGCGCTGCTCGACCATGACGACTTCGCGGTGATCCTGCTGGATGTGCAGATGCCCGAGATGGACGGCTATGAGACGGCGGCCCACATCAAGCGGCGTTCCCGTAACCGCGACATCCCGATCATCTTCCTCACCGCGATGGGCGCCGACCCGGAGAACGCCTCGCGGGGCTATGCGGCCGGTGCGGTGGATTACATGGCCAAGCCGTTCGACCCCTGGGCGCTGCGGGCCAAGGTCTCGGTCTTCACCGAGATCTTCCTGGAGCGCCGGCAGCGCCGTTCCCAGGGGGAGGACCCGGCGGACTGA
- a CDS encoding helix-turn-helix domain-containing protein, with product MDATQQDATARARELQRSWYGEPLGALFRRLIDDLGLNQARLAAVLGLSAPMLSQLMSGQRAKIGNPAVVQRVQALQELSSQAADGRVSAAEAAERMEEIKKSAGGSVLNSTQSTATSTGAPTVRRVVREIQSLLRSVAAAGDIIDAADSLAPTHPELAEFLRVYGAGRTADAVAHYEAHQS from the coding sequence ATGGACGCAACACAGCAGGATGCCACCGCGCGCGCACGGGAGCTTCAGCGCAGCTGGTACGGGGAACCGCTGGGGGCGCTCTTTCGCCGTCTCATCGATGATCTCGGTCTGAACCAGGCCCGTCTCGCCGCCGTCCTCGGGCTGTCCGCGCCCATGCTCTCGCAGCTCATGAGCGGCCAGCGCGCCAAGATCGGCAACCCCGCCGTCGTCCAGCGGGTGCAGGCCCTGCAGGAGCTGTCCAGCCAGGCGGCGGACGGCAGGGTCAGTGCCGCCGAGGCCGCCGAGCGCATGGAGGAGATCAAGAAGTCCGCGGGCGGCTCGGTCCTCAACTCCACCCAGTCCACGGCGACGAGCACCGGCGCCCCGACCGTTCGGCGAGTGGTGCGCGAGATCCAGTCGCTGCTGCGGTCCGTGGCGGCCGCCGGGGACATCATCGATGCCGCCGACTCCCTCGCCCCGACCCACCCCGAGCTGGCAGAGTTTCTCCGTGTGTACGGCGCCGGGCGGACCGCCGATGCGGTCGCCCACTACGAGGCGCACCAGAGCTGA
- a CDS encoding serine/threonine-protein kinase: MGEIFAGRYELVDPIGRGGVGAVWRVWDHRRRRYVAAKVLQQRDAHTLLRFVREQALRIDHPHVLAPASWAADDDKVLFTMDLVGGGSFAHLIGDYGPLPPRYVCTLLDQLLSGLAAVHAEGVVHRDIKPANILLESTGTGRPHVRLSDFGIALTKGEPRLTEANYVMGTPGYFAPEQMMGDDPDFPADLFAVGLVTLYLLNGHKPDAEALVKLFEQGVPNAPTGVPEPLWQVIAGLLQPDPEDRFRTATGARKALATAVDLLPEADLDDDAIEVFDHLGPLPAGFDANGPTRPRRRHAKTDPPRDSGANGAAPSPSQTAADAGSAAEASPPQPAAPQPSMSDTGSFTLPPPLPRTDQPGTPHTEPPPGQASHTGSPGAPSSGVPHAESPHGQPPHAQTPLSRTPPPQPAGPPTPTPPPPTARPATPPPPVQRPSMPQSMPHPLTPPTPSTAAPLPPAQPPAQHPHHAQQPPHPVQSVHHAHPHTPTPASAPAAAPSPTPTPTPTPTPTPTPTPTPPPRDFPSTRPYTAGRPQVPAATRPRPGPSRKAALSILIVAAVCFAVGAWALVAAG, from the coding sequence ATGGGTGAGATCTTCGCGGGCCGGTACGAGCTGGTGGACCCGATCGGGCGTGGGGGCGTGGGCGCCGTATGGCGCGTCTGGGACCACCGCCGCCGACGGTACGTGGCAGCGAAGGTGCTCCAGCAACGTGACGCCCATACGCTGCTGCGCTTCGTCCGGGAACAGGCCCTGCGGATCGACCACCCCCATGTGCTGGCGCCGGCCAGCTGGGCGGCCGACGACGACAAGGTGCTGTTCACCATGGATCTGGTGGGCGGCGGCTCGTTCGCCCATCTCATCGGGGACTACGGCCCGCTGCCGCCCCGTTATGTGTGCACCCTGCTCGACCAGCTGCTTTCCGGACTGGCCGCGGTACACGCCGAGGGCGTGGTGCACCGGGACATCAAGCCCGCGAACATCCTGCTGGAATCCACCGGGACCGGGCGGCCGCATGTGCGGCTGTCCGACTTCGGCATCGCGCTGACCAAGGGCGAGCCGCGCCTCACCGAGGCCAACTACGTGATGGGCACTCCGGGTTACTTCGCGCCCGAGCAGATGATGGGCGACGACCCGGACTTCCCGGCGGACCTCTTCGCCGTGGGGCTGGTGACGCTCTATCTGCTCAACGGGCACAAGCCCGACGCGGAGGCGCTCGTCAAGCTCTTCGAGCAGGGAGTGCCGAACGCGCCCACGGGGGTGCCGGAGCCGCTGTGGCAGGTGATCGCGGGTCTGCTGCAGCCGGACCCCGAGGACCGCTTCCGCACCGCCACAGGAGCGCGGAAGGCCCTGGCGACGGCCGTCGACCTGCTGCCCGAGGCCGACCTGGACGACGACGCCATCGAGGTCTTCGACCACCTCGGGCCGCTGCCCGCCGGGTTCGACGCCAATGGGCCGACCCGGCCGCGCCGCCGCCACGCGAAGACGGACCCACCCAGAGACAGCGGCGCGAACGGCGCGGCGCCCTCTCCGTCTCAGACCGCCGCCGACGCGGGCTCCGCCGCCGAGGCGTCCCCTCCCCAGCCGGCCGCCCCACAGCCGTCCATGTCCGACACCGGCAGCTTCACCCTCCCGCCGCCGCTCCCCCGGACCGACCAGCCAGGGACACCGCACACCGAGCCCCCGCCCGGCCAGGCCTCGCACACCGGGTCTCCGGGGGCTCCGTCCTCCGGCGTCCCGCACGCTGAATCCCCGCACGGCCAACCCCCACATGCCCAGACGCCCCTGAGCCGGACCCCACCGCCCCAGCCCGCGGGCCCACCGACACCGACGCCCCCGCCGCCGACCGCCCGGCCCGCGACTCCGCCCCCGCCGGTCCAGCGGCCGTCGATGCCGCAGTCGATGCCCCACCCACTGACCCCGCCGACCCCCTCGACGGCGGCCCCGCTCCCACCGGCTCAGCCACCCGCGCAGCATCCGCACCACGCACAGCAGCCCCCACACCCCGTACAGTCGGTGCACCACGCGCACCCGCATACGCCCACCCCCGCTTCCGCTCCGGCCGCGGCTCCCTCGCCGACACCGACGCCAACGCCGACACCCACACCGACTCCGACCCCGACACCGACGCCGCCCCCGCGTGATTTCCCTTCTACTCGTCCATACACCGCCGGGCGGCCGCAGGTTCCCGCGGCGACGCGGCCGCGTCCCGGGCCGTCCCGGAAAGCGGCGCTCTCGATCCTGATCGTCGCGGCGGTGTGCTTCGCCGTCGGCGCGTGGGCGCTGGTGGCCGCGGGCTGA
- a CDS encoding DLW-39 family protein produces the protein MKKLLLVALAAIGGLLVYRQIQADRAEQDLWTEATDSVPAGSGV, from the coding sequence GTGAAGAAGCTGCTCCTGGTCGCACTGGCCGCCATCGGCGGGCTCCTCGTGTACCGCCAGATCCAGGCGGATCGCGCCGAGCAGGATCTGTGGACGGAGGCGACCGACTCCGTGCCCGCAGGTTCGGGTGTGTGA
- a CDS encoding DUF3566 domain-containing protein, whose amino-acid sequence MSGATGAAGGGADAGGRPGSGAQTSAGGTTAGEGARGPAGDSAPASVTETRKLRPQRDPHPKPQYSSPLPNERPAPAQPAQPYHPPQAYAPPPGGGAGQGGAAVPGQPGQAAHSGHQQAATAVRRPRTSAGARPAPRTRKARLRVARVDPWSVMKVSFLLAIALGVCTVIAVAVLWMVMDAMGVFSAVGGTISDATESQEGSGFDLESFLSLPRVLGFTGIIAVINVVLATALATLGAFIYNLSAGFVGGVELTLAEDE is encoded by the coding sequence GTGAGTGGAGCCACGGGTGCCGCGGGCGGCGGTGCGGACGCCGGAGGGCGTCCGGGATCGGGAGCCCAGACTTCGGCGGGCGGTACCACCGCTGGGGAAGGCGCCCGTGGCCCGGCCGGGGACTCCGCCCCCGCGTCGGTGACGGAGACCCGGAAGCTGCGGCCGCAGCGCGATCCGCATCCGAAGCCCCAGTACTCCAGCCCGCTCCCCAACGAGCGTCCCGCCCCCGCCCAGCCCGCGCAGCCGTACCACCCGCCGCAGGCCTACGCCCCGCCGCCCGGCGGCGGGGCCGGACAGGGCGGCGCCGCGGTGCCCGGACAGCCGGGCCAGGCCGCCCATTCGGGGCACCAGCAGGCCGCCACGGCCGTCCGCCGCCCCCGTACGTCCGCGGGGGCCCGTCCGGCGCCGCGGACCCGTAAGGCGCGGCTGAGGGTCGCCAGGGTCGATCCGTGGTCGGTCATGAAGGTCAGCTTCCTGCTCGCGATCGCGCTGGGGGTCTGCACCGTGATCGCGGTGGCGGTGCTGTGGATGGTCATGGACGCCATGGGCGTCTTCAGCGCGGTCGGCGGCACCATCAGCGACGCGACGGAGTCGCAGGAGGGCAGCGGGTTCGACCTGGAGTCCTTCCTGTCGCTTCCGCGTGTCCTCGGGTTCACCGGGATCATCGCCGTGATCAACGTGGTGTTGGCCACCGCGCTGGCCACGCTCGGGGCGTTCATCTACAACCTGTCGGCGGGCTTCGTGGGTGGCGTCGAGCTGACCTTGGCGGAGGACGAGTAG
- the gyrA gene encoding DNA gyrase subunit A gives MADENTPNTPDDLTPDELAEGAALRVEPVGLETEMQRSYLDYAMSVIVSRALPDVRDGLKPVHRRVLYAMYDGGYRPEKGFYKCARVVGDVMGTYHPHGDSSIYDALVRLAQPWSMRMPLVDSNGNFGSPGNDPAAAMRYTECKMDPLAMEMLRDIDEETVDFQDNYDGRNQEPTVLPARIPNLLVNGSAGIAVGMATNIPPHNLREVAEGAQWFLANPQATQEELLEALIDRIKGPDFPTGALVVGRKGIEEAYRTGRGSITMRAVVEVEEIQGRQCLVVTELPYQVNPDNLAQKIADLVKDGKVGGIADVRDETSSRTGQRLVIVLKRDAVAKVVLNNLYKHTDLQTNFGANMLALVDGVPRTLSLDAFIRNWVTHQIEVIVRRTRFRLRKAEERAHILRGLLKALDAIDEVIALIRRSDTVDTARGGLMGLLEIDEIQANAILEMQLRRLAALERQKIIQEHDELQAKIDEYNAILASPERQRQIISEELTAIVEKFGDDRRTKLVPFDGDMSIEDLIAEEDIVVTITRGGYVKRTKTEDYRSQKRGGKGVRGTKLKQDDIVSHFFVSTTHHWLLFFTNKGRVYRAKAYELPDAGREARGQHVANLLAFQPDEKIARILAIRDYEAVPYLVLATKSGLVKKTPLKDYDSPRSGGVIAINLREMADGREDELIGAELVSSADDLLLISRKAQSIRFTATDESLRPMGRATSGVKGMSFREDDELLSMNVVRPGTFVFTATDGGYAKRTNVDEYRVQGRGGLGIKAAKIVEDRGSLVGALVVEETDEILAITLSGGVIRTRVNEVRETGRDTMGVQLINLGKRDAVVGIARNAEAGREAEEVEEDSATGSAPAEEAASEAVEGTPPPADETEE, from the coding sequence ATGGCCGACGAGAACACCCCGAACACGCCCGACGACCTGACCCCCGACGAGCTCGCCGAAGGCGCCGCGCTCCGCGTCGAGCCGGTCGGCCTCGAGACGGAGATGCAGCGCTCGTACCTCGATTACGCGATGAGCGTGATCGTCAGCCGTGCGCTGCCGGACGTCCGGGACGGCCTCAAGCCGGTGCACCGCCGGGTGCTGTACGCGATGTACGACGGCGGGTACCGCCCCGAGAAGGGCTTCTACAAGTGCGCCCGCGTCGTCGGCGACGTCATGGGCACCTACCACCCGCACGGCGACTCGTCGATCTACGACGCCCTGGTGCGGCTCGCTCAGCCGTGGTCCATGCGGATGCCGCTGGTCGACTCCAACGGCAACTTCGGCTCCCCGGGCAACGACCCCGCGGCGGCCATGCGGTACACCGAGTGCAAGATGGACCCGCTGGCCATGGAGATGCTCCGGGACATCGACGAGGAGACCGTCGATTTCCAGGACAACTACGACGGCCGTAACCAGGAGCCGACGGTCCTCCCGGCGCGCATCCCGAACCTGCTGGTCAACGGCTCGGCGGGGATCGCGGTCGGCATGGCCACCAATATCCCGCCGCACAATCTGCGCGAGGTCGCCGAGGGAGCCCAGTGGTTCCTGGCCAACCCGCAGGCCACCCAGGAGGAGTTGCTCGAGGCCCTGATCGACCGGATCAAGGGCCCGGACTTCCCGACCGGCGCGCTGGTCGTCGGCCGTAAGGGCATCGAGGAGGCGTACCGCACCGGGCGCGGCTCGATCACGATGCGCGCGGTGGTGGAGGTCGAGGAGATCCAGGGCCGGCAGTGCCTGGTGGTCACCGAGCTGCCGTACCAGGTGAACCCGGACAACCTCGCGCAGAAGATCGCCGACCTGGTGAAGGACGGCAAGGTCGGAGGCATCGCCGACGTCCGCGACGAGACCTCCTCGCGCACCGGTCAGCGCCTGGTCATCGTGCTCAAGCGGGACGCGGTCGCCAAGGTCGTCCTCAACAACCTCTACAAGCACACGGATCTGCAGACCAACTTCGGCGCCAACATGCTGGCGCTGGTCGACGGTGTGCCGCGCACGCTCTCGCTGGACGCGTTCATCCGCAACTGGGTGACCCACCAGATCGAGGTCATCGTCCGCCGGACCCGCTTCCGGCTGCGCAAGGCCGAGGAGCGGGCGCACATCCTGCGCGGTCTGCTCAAGGCCCTGGACGCGATCGACGAGGTCATCGCGCTGATCCGGCGCAGCGACACGGTGGACACCGCGCGCGGCGGCCTGATGGGCCTGCTGGAGATCGACGAGATCCAGGCGAACGCGATCCTGGAGATGCAGCTGCGGCGGCTGGCCGCCCTGGAGCGTCAGAAGATCATCCAGGAGCACGACGAGCTGCAGGCCAAGATCGACGAGTACAACGCGATCCTGGCCTCGCCCGAGCGGCAGCGGCAGATCATCAGCGAGGAGCTGACCGCGATCGTCGAGAAGTTCGGCGACGACCGGCGCACCAAGCTGGTGCCCTTCGACGGTGACATGTCCATCGAGGACCTGATCGCCGAGGAGGACATCGTCGTCACCATCACGCGTGGCGGCTATGTGAAGCGCACCAAGACCGAGGACTACCGCTCCCAGAAGCGCGGCGGCAAGGGCGTGCGCGGGACGAAGCTGAAGCAGGACGACATCGTCTCCCACTTCTTCGTCTCGACCACCCACCACTGGCTGCTGTTCTTCACCAACAAGGGCCGGGTCTACCGGGCGAAGGCGTACGAGCTGCCGGACGCCGGCCGGGAGGCGCGCGGCCAGCATGTCGCGAATCTGCTGGCGTTCCAGCCCGATGAGAAGATCGCGCGGATCCTGGCCATCCGGGACTACGAGGCGGTGCCGTATCTGGTGCTCGCCACCAAGTCCGGCCTGGTGAAGAAGACCCCGCTGAAGGACTACGACTCGCCCCGCTCGGGCGGCGTGATCGCGATCAACCTCCGGGAGATGGCGGACGGCCGCGAGGACGAGCTGATCGGTGCCGAGTTGGTGTCCTCCGCGGACGATCTGCTGCTGATCAGCAGGAAGGCCCAGTCGATCCGGTTCACGGCGACGGACGAGTCGCTGCGGCCGATGGGGCGCGCGACCTCCGGTGTGAAGGGCATGAGCTTCCGCGAGGACGACGAACTCCTCTCGATGAATGTCGTCCGGCCCGGTACGTTCGTGTTCACCGCCACCGACGGTGGGTACGCGAAGCGGACCAACGTCGACGAGTACCGCGTCCAGGGGCGCGGCGGCCTCGGGATCAAGGCAGCGAAGATCGTCGAGGACCGGGGTTCCCTGGTCGGGGCGCTGGTGGTCGAGGAGACCGATGAGATCCTCGCCATCACGCTCAGCGGTGGCGTGATCCGTACCCGGGTCAATGAGGTCAGGGAGACGGGCCGTGACACCATGGGCGTCCAACTGATCAACCTGGGCAAGCGCGATGCCGTCGTCGGCATCGCCCGGAACGCCGAGGCCGGTCGTGAGGCTGAAGAGGTCGAGGAAGATTCCGCGACCGGGAGCGCGCCAGCCGAGGAGGCCGCGTCCGAGGCGGTCGAGGGCACACCGCCCCCGGCCGACGAGACCGAGGAGTAA